One region of Rhodocaloribacter litoris genomic DNA includes:
- a CDS encoding T9SS type A sorting domain-containing protein, whose product MVLKVYDVLGREVATLVDGMQQAGSQEIQFEGADLASGLYVYRLEASGQIVTGRMLLQK is encoded by the coding sequence GTGGTGCTCAAGGTGTATGACGTGTTAGGGCGCGAGGTGGCCACGCTCGTCGATGGGATGCAGCAGGCGGGATCGCAAGAGATCCAGTTTGAGGGTGCTGATTTGGCCAGTGGGCTGTACGTATATCGGCTGGAAGCGTCGGGGCAGATCGTAACAGGGCGGATGCTCTTGCAGAAGTAG
- a CDS encoding integron integrase: MNPSSPRLLDQVRSVCRTRHYSISTERAYVQWIKRFIYFHGKRHPAQLGASHVREYLSFLAEVRQVAASTQNQALNALVFLYRHVLHRELGDFGGYARARRPRRLLVVLTRHEVGDVLSHLIGPPGLVVQLLYGSGLRLLEALRLRVKDLDFGYRQLVVRDGKGGKDRITLLPDRLHGPLQRQWQRVRLLHEEDLEAGFGEAPLPYALARKYPNAGYSEGWQYVFPASQRSRDPRSGVLRRHHLHPSVIQKAVRKAGRQANLSKPVTCHTFRHSFATHLLEDGYDIRTVQELLGHKDVRTTMIYTHVLNRGTTVRSPLDR; this comes from the coding sequence ATGAACCCGTCTTCACCCCGGTTGCTCGATCAGGTTCGGTCCGTCTGCCGGACCCGGCACTACAGTATAAGCACAGAACGAGCCTATGTCCAGTGGATCAAACGGTTTATCTACTTTCACGGCAAGCGTCATCCGGCACAACTCGGGGCTTCACACGTGCGCGAATACCTGAGTTTTCTGGCCGAAGTGCGGCAGGTGGCGGCCTCCACACAGAACCAGGCCCTCAACGCCCTCGTCTTCCTGTATCGCCATGTGTTGCACAGAGAACTCGGTGACTTCGGTGGGTACGCCCGCGCCAGACGTCCCAGACGGTTGCTGGTCGTGCTGACCCGCCACGAGGTAGGCGATGTCCTCTCCCATCTCATCGGGCCCCCGGGGCTCGTCGTCCAGTTGCTCTATGGTTCGGGCTTGCGCCTGCTCGAGGCCCTGCGGCTGCGCGTCAAGGACCTCGACTTCGGCTACCGGCAACTCGTCGTGCGCGACGGCAAGGGAGGCAAGGATCGGATCACCCTGTTGCCCGACCGTCTTCATGGCCCCTTGCAAAGGCAATGGCAGCGCGTCCGGCTGCTGCATGAGGAAGATCTCGAAGCCGGCTTTGGTGAAGCGCCCTTGCCGTACGCGCTCGCCCGAAAGTACCCGAACGCGGGTTACAGCGAGGGGTGGCAATACGTCTTTCCGGCCTCCCAGCGCTCGCGTGATCCACGCTCCGGCGTCCTGCGTCGCCACCATCTTCACCCGTCGGTGATCCAGAAAGCCGTCCGAAAGGCTGGAAGGCAGGCCAACCTCAGCAAACCTGTCACTTGCCACACGTTCCGCCACAGCTTCGCCACGCACCTGCTCGAAGACGGGTATGATATCCGCACCGTCCAGGAGCTGCTCGGCCACAAGGACGTGCGCACGACGATGATCTATACGCACGTGCTGAACCGGGGCACCACGGTCCGTAGCCCGCTCGACCGGTGA
- a CDS encoding right-handed parallel beta-helix repeat-containing protein — MTFLTNCSMEYLHEVRQSRLFAVSLMICILLLSAKIADAQTWTCYTETSGSAAKYGSGSSCSYPYTPTNVSYKVRIFVHVVRRTDGTGGLTSSQVTNAINKMESDFQSAGITFDQIGSGEVRSDYYYNFDNSKFTGLIGQNPHDDAVDIYLLPVGNYGGRASGIPGKALVLDGQYAGTSVLSHEMGHALGLFHTHSGRGCGDFANCQEAVDGSNCCECGDLVCDTPADPCLSGRVNTSCQYIGPSGFNPDIGNIMAYTLPSCMTHFTNEQYSRALSETVNKLQDVLSELTASTNLTISSGQTWSLKNATVKLASGKRIYVYGTLNADNTTFTASGSAWSGIVFNSGSTGTIDGSTLQATSGYAAVQISSASPTLSYSTISSNTIGISVSGSSSSPSIHHNTITSGSYGLRFYDAGGNVYNNTITNTSQASTAVITSVYADPYLSSSGSAAGHNKIHGFWQGLWAETAATIWTGSGTNCIYNNTSYDAFAMDGGVIYAENNWWGGGAPYVDTDETGIVDYTPYLTGGSCPASGASKMQQVVSSDASSAAEDLQGQLLAAKWKAVEGQYAAAARLFKAIVEAAPSSQEAGVALVELGRLARQRGDAALASYLSGQVSAGHTHRATVLGVLIGYHRARSEEAAALALATALEQEYPGTWQAFYGQWQMFQMHLEAGHYTDASQVLERMEPTREAEAYELALARERLAEVAGVHFAEGPPEAPAKQGSPEAGVEVAVYPNPFNPATTIRYELVLRQGSSAG; from the coding sequence ATGACTTTTCTAACCAACTGCTCAATGGAATACCTGCATGAGGTCCGTCAATCGCGCCTCTTCGCGGTGAGTTTAATGATCTGCATTTTGCTTCTTAGTGCAAAGATTGCGGATGCACAAACATGGACCTGCTACACTGAAACTTCGGGGAGCGCTGCTAAATATGGTTCAGGAAGCTCGTGTTCGTATCCATACACCCCTACCAATGTATCATATAAGGTGAGAATTTTTGTTCATGTGGTACGCCGAACAGATGGAACGGGTGGGCTTACTTCCTCGCAGGTCACCAACGCCATAAACAAAATGGAATCGGATTTTCAATCCGCAGGGATAACCTTTGACCAAATCGGTTCAGGAGAGGTCAGAAGCGATTACTACTACAATTTCGATAATTCCAAGTTCACCGGCTTGATTGGTCAAAATCCTCACGATGACGCGGTTGACATCTACCTGCTCCCTGTTGGCAATTATGGGGGTCGAGCTTCCGGGATTCCTGGAAAGGCTTTGGTCTTGGATGGACAGTATGCTGGAACAAGTGTGCTTTCACATGAAATGGGTCATGCGCTGGGGCTTTTTCATACGCACAGTGGGCGAGGTTGCGGGGACTTTGCTAATTGCCAGGAGGCGGTAGATGGATCAAACTGTTGTGAATGTGGAGATCTGGTTTGCGATACCCCGGCTGATCCTTGCCTCTCAGGTAGAGTAAACACTTCGTGTCAGTACATTGGACCATCAGGGTTCAATCCTGACATTGGAAATATCATGGCTTATACGCTCCCCTCCTGCATGACTCATTTCACAAACGAGCAATATTCGCGGGCGCTTTCCGAAACAGTCAACAAACTTCAGGATGTCTTATCGGAACTGACAGCGAGTACAAATCTCACAATCTCCTCAGGACAAACGTGGAGTCTGAAAAATGCGACGGTGAAGCTGGCCTCTGGGAAGCGGATCTATGTTTACGGCACGCTCAATGCTGACAACACTACCTTCACCGCCAGCGGCAGCGCCTGGAGTGGAATCGTCTTCAACAGCGGGTCCACGGGCACCATCGACGGCAGCACCCTTCAGGCTACGAGCGGCTACGCCGCCGTCCAGATCTCCAGCGCCTCGCCCACCCTCTCCTACTCCACCATCAGCAGCAACACCATCGGCATCTCCGTCAGCGGAAGCAGTAGCTCACCCTCCATCCACCACAATACCATCACCAGCGGCAGCTACGGCCTGCGCTTCTACGACGCAGGCGGCAACGTCTACAACAACACCATCACCAACACCAGCCAGGCCAGTACCGCCGTCATCACCTCCGTCTACGCCGATCCTTATCTCAGTTCCTCAGGCAGTGCCGCCGGTCACAACAAGATCCACGGCTTCTGGCAGGGCCTATGGGCCGAGACCGCCGCGACGATCTGGACTGGCTCGGGGACCAATTGCATCTACAACAACACCTCCTACGACGCCTTTGCAATGGACGGCGGCGTGATCTACGCTGAGAACAACTGGTGGGGCGGCGGCGCACCCTATGTCGATACGGACGAAACGGGCATCGTGGACTACACACCCTACCTGACCGGTGGATCGTGTCCGGCCTCGGGAGCTTCGAAGATGCAGCAGGTGGTTTCGTCCGATGCTTCGAGCGCAGCAGAAGATCTCCAGGGGCAGCTTCTGGCGGCCAAGTGGAAGGCCGTCGAGGGGCAGTATGCGGCGGCCGCCCGGCTGTTCAAGGCGATTGTAGAAGCGGCTCCCTCATCGCAGGAGGCAGGCGTGGCACTGGTTGAGTTGGGGCGTCTGGCGCGTCAGCGAGGCGACGCGGCGCTGGCCTCGTACCTGAGCGGCCAGGTGAGTGCCGGGCACACGCACCGGGCGACGGTGCTGGGGGTGCTCATTGGCTACCACCGAGCACGGAGCGAGGAAGCCGCCGCTCTCGCGTTGGCGACGGCGCTGGAGCAAGAGTACCCCGGGACGTGGCAGGCTTTCTACGGGCAGTGGCAAATGTTCCAGATGCATTTGGAGGCTGGGCACTACACAGATGCGTCGCAGGTATTGGAGCGGATGGAGCCGACGCGGGAGGCAGAGGCCTACGAGTTGGCCCTGGCGCGTGAACGGTTGGCCGAGGTGGCAGGCGTGCACTTTGCGGAGGGGCCACCCGAGGCCCCTGCCAAACAAGGATCGCCGGAGGCGGGCGTGGAGGTGGCCGTCTACCCGAACCCATTCAATCCGGCGACGACGATTCGATACGAGCTAGTGCTGCGTCAAGGATCATCTGCCGGGTAG
- a CDS encoding 4-fold beta flower protein, translating into MEPIFDRTGAVVGWLHEGRILDRSNRYRGFVKGDAVYAMGGQYLGRFRNGFFRDRSGGAVAFIQGASGGPLLPITQIPPVPPIPPIPPINPVPPIPPIPPVDSLSWGVDWDEFLNG; encoded by the coding sequence ATGGAACCCATATTCGATCGCACAGGAGCTGTCGTCGGTTGGCTCCACGAGGGCCGCATCCTTGATCGGTCGAACCGATATCGCGGTTTTGTCAAGGGCGACGCAGTCTATGCGATGGGCGGCCAATATCTGGGCCGCTTTCGGAATGGATTCTTCAGGGACAGGTCAGGTGGAGCTGTGGCGTTCATTCAGGGCGCATCAGGAGGTCCCCTCCTCCCGATCACACAGATCCCTCCTGTACCTCCGATACCACCCATTCCACCCATCAACCCTGTTCCGCCCATCCCGCCCATTCCACCGGTTGATTCCCTGTCTTGGGGTGTCGATTGGGACGAGTTCTTAAACGGGTGA
- a CDS encoding IS630 family transposase (programmed frameshift), with product MAKKYCVTLNDSERQHLDDLIERRSKGVPPVKRAFMLLKADQSQGAPAWTDERIAESYNVSVRTVERLRRRFVEEGFEVALYGKKREPVKEKIFDGQVEAHLVALRCSEPPEGFARWSLRLLADRMIELGYVESISHESVRQLLKKNELKPWRVKSWVIPQADAAFVCQMEQVLDVYARPYDPLRPVVCLDEARKQLISEVRQPFTRADGVRHVDYEYKREGTRTLYMLCEPLGGFRKVLVKERQDRLTWARVVAHLVEDLYPDAETITLVQDNLSAHTASALYEVFDAERARRIVRKLEIVSTPVHGSWLNMAEIELSVLVRQGLCRRIGNASQLEGEIAAWYEARNAKQRGVDWQFTTADARVKLKRLYPSIIT from the exons ATGGCCAAAAAATACTGCGTCACGCTCAATGACAGTGAACGCCAGCACCTCGATGACCTCATTGAGCGGCGTTCAAAAGGTGTCCCGCCGGTCAAACGAGCCTTCATGCTGCTCAAAGCAGACCAGAGCCAGGGCGCACCGGCCTGGACCGATGAACGCATCGCCGAAAGCTACAACGTCAGTGTCCGAACCGTCGAGCGCTTACGTCGGCGCTTCGTCGAAGAAGGCTTCGAGGTGGCTCTCTACGGCAAAAAACGCGAACCGGTTAAAGAGAAGATCTTCGACGGGCAGGTCGAGGCTCATCTGGTGGCCCTGCGCTGTTCAGAGCCGCCGGAAGGCTTTGCCCGGTGGTCGCTCCGCCTTCTGGCTGACCGTATGATCGAACTCGGTTACGTCGAATCGATCTCGCATGAGAGCGTGCGGCAGTTGCTTA AAAAAAACGAACTCAAGCCCTGGCGCGTTAAGTCGTGGGTAATTCCTCAGGCCGATGCCGCCTTCGTCTGCCAGATGGAGCAAGTGCTCGATGTCTACGCCCGGCCCTACGACCCGCTCCGACCGGTTGTGTGCCTCGACGAAGCGCGCAAGCAACTCATCAGCGAGGTGCGACAGCCCTTCACGCGTGCCGACGGGGTGCGGCACGTGGATTACGAGTACAAACGCGAAGGGACCCGCACGCTCTATATGCTCTGCGAGCCCCTGGGCGGCTTCCGGAAGGTGCTCGTCAAGGAGCGTCAGGACCGTTTGACCTGGGCTCGTGTGGTGGCCCACCTCGTCGAAGACCTCTATCCAGACGCCGAGACGATCACGCTGGTTCAGGACAACCTCTCCGCGCACACCGCCTCGGCGCTCTACGAGGTCTTCGACGCCGAGCGCGCCCGGCGCATCGTGCGCAAGTTGGAGATAGTCTCGACGCCGGTGCATGGTTCGTGGTTGAACATGGCCGAGATCGAGCTTTCGGTGCTGGTTCGTCAGGGTCTCTGTCGCCGCATCGGCAATGCATCGCAGTTAGAGGGCGAGATCGCCGCCTGGTACGAGGCGCGCAACGCAAAGCAGCGGGGTGTAGACTGGCAGTTCACGACGGCGGATGCGCGGGTGAAGTTGAAGCGGCTATACCCGTCAATTATAACTTGA